The following DNA comes from Labrus mixtus chromosome 8, fLabMix1.1, whole genome shotgun sequence.
aaacactgcCAACAAGGCATGTTCTTTATCCTTTTAATAAAGTATCTTTTAACAATTACATACAGTGCGCCTATAAAGCTCCAGTCTCTAAACAGATAAAATAGATATATGTTGAGGCTATGATTAGTATATTATAGTTGGTGGTATTTTTGGCATCAGTAAATTGATCATAACCAAACAGATGCATATTATTCTTTAGGAGGTGTTTAACATGTCTTTCATTCAACTTTTTCTATAGCCCTATATCCTAATATCAATATTTAACcaatattttgtcattttgtctgttaTACCAAGTAGATAGATCCATTTTACATTACAAAAACTCCATAAATTTCAATAGTTTAGCTCTTAATCAATCTTTAAAGCAGTTTTAACCTATAGCAGCTATTCAGTTACATTTACTTTTGTGTCTAAACAATCCTGCAAAGTCctctcttttgtatttttttattgcaacagcccacactgtatatatttatatgtctaATAGTGAATTCCAGTGTTAAACAGCAATGGCACAGTGCTTTTAGTGAAAGAAATGTAATATGTGAACAGTAGTCTAAAGATGAATAGATCAATCAGCTTGATTATTATAAAGACAAACTAAAGAAGACAGGTGTGGCCCCTACAAGTCACCGTGCGAAATCTTGAGGAGGTAAATCAAGGCTATGAAGGAAAAGATTCTATGAAATGATGTGTGATTGAGCGTGCCCATTGGTGAGTAAACAGCCTACACAGCCTGTCCAAACAGAGAGCACTGATCACTCGGCTTCTTATAGAAGGTGTCCTCTTTCCTTCATCCTGTGGTGCATAACActatgtgtgtgcttgtgtgttaaTATCACAGTAAATTGTGGATTTTTCTCTCCACAAACAGCACAGATGAAGTCTATTAGTAACACTGGTGACAGTCCATGGAGCAGGAGGTATGATGGCGTGCAGATGAACACAAGTGTAGACAGGGTGTGTTTATTTAGACATAGCTTTCTCTGCCTGGTGCCGTTGATGGCTGTGAGCGTGCCTGTGACAACAAAGACATGGAGTACGTTAGAACCGGCACAGAATATCAATCACATCTTCAAATTCATATTGCAGACAGAatgatgaagacagaaaaaagggagCTTCACCTGGTGAGGTCTTCTATGTCCACCAGCATGGCATCCTGCTCCACATGCAGCTCATCTCTTATCAGCAGCAATTGCACCAGCTCCTCATTTAAGCCTGTGTTTGATtcaggaagagaggagaagaggtaAGACAATTTCATATTTCAATGTGAAGAAAGCAATTTCCCCAGCATTATTGttgatttcatatttcatatacaGAGGGGAATCATATTTCGTTAATTCCTGTTTGAACCTGACTTACCTCTTCAtgcttgtgtgtttgctcttgtgtgtgtgatactCACTCTGGATCTGTGAGTGTAAGTCATTTGTGATGACTTGCAGCTGTCCTAGACTCATATCCCTCATGTCCCCTCGTCTCAGATTCCTCTTCATCAAGCACTCGCTGATGTGAGGCAGATGGGGAAGCTGCATATGTATATGAAAATGCACATAGCCAAAAATATTACTGCAAAGATAGTGAAGAAAGATTTATAGAGTATTGCTCAATATGGATCAAAGTCTGCTGGATATCTGATCTGTGAGGATCCTTGATACATTTCGATATGGGTTTGCAAAGATGCATTACTGGTCAACATGAGACATatttgctgggttttttttaactcgtAATCAATGGGTTTCTTCTAATGTCcctcacacaaaaacaccatTACAAACcaaggaaatatttttttatggaaGTAGGAATTAAgagctccaaacacacacacacacacacacacacacacacacacacacacacacacacacacacacacacacacacacacacacacaggtctgtatttctcttcctCACTGACTAACCAGGTCAGCCACAGGTGAACGTCTGTGCAGTTGGATTTGCctctccacctccacctgcatGCGGGCCATAGGTCGAGCCAGAGCCAGCGCCACCCGGGCCTCCTCCTGCAGTCTCCGCTGCACCCGCCAGAACCCACTGCAGTCATCCAACGGGTCTGAGTCCTCCTCTGCCGTGTCTCGGTCTGATAACGATGAGCTCTGCTTGCTCTGGAGAAGAAGTAATGTAAGATTTGAGTGATTTCATGATGTTACTGCCGATATGGTGTTGCATGAGATTCTTTGAACAGTTAGTAGTGGGGTGAAAcaggtacacacaaacacaaaaacacagagattaCTCTGTATGCATACCACGGGGGATAGTGGTGTGTCCAAACTTGTCTCTGTCCTGCTGTCCTCGGCATCGCTGTCTttgtcactgctgctgtcatTCACGAAACACACCTGCAGGTTCACCCCACTCTGCAGTCTGAGAAATACAAAGAGTGAACAACATGAGGGATGAAATGTTGATCTTCAGTGGATGGATAGACTCAAAATTTCTCCCAAGTCAAAGTGAAACTTTTGGAGACAAAATAGAAATTACTGAATGATTGGACTAATTTTgttcacacattaaaacaaaaacagtttagaTGAAAGAAATCCCAACATCTGGGACTTGGTAGGATTTTAGATTTATACTATATCAGAGATGGATGATCctaaatcaaataatgaaaagtagcaaaataaaatgttcacattaCATTATTATGAAGAAATAAGTTTCAAGTGGAAATGCTAGGAAATATCTGGACACGAGGCACAACCACTAGAAACTTTTGATCAAGTGCATGAGGTGAAATTTGGggaattttatttaaaaaaaaatatcatcaaaaagTTTGCTGTATATTTGTACTGAACTCTGCACAAAAAATCCTGGGACATCGACAATGAAGCACTGCTGTTTTTTGATGCAAGACAAAGCCAAGTGTTTTCATTGATTCCGAAGGCGAAAAGCAGACAAATCCACAAGAAAGGAAGGAGGTAATTATAGccggaaacacattttttcagccAATATTATAATTGTTGACCACATACGTAAGTGGGCGAAgatctctgttttttgttttacattataGGCCAGGACCCTTTGTTTTAATTAAGGACAATTTTAATGCATCTGAATAAATAGCATGATATAATGGGGTCCATGCAACTCCTAACCTCCATCATTAGGAAGAACTGTAACCTCCAATGCAATCCTCGGCCTTTACCGTTAACTATGGTACCCATTCTGGCTTTACTAATGCAATTTTACTGAATAGGAAGAAAATGCACACAGCTTGGTTGCAATTAGAAGAAACTTTCTTTGAAGTACAGATGCTTTAATAACAGCATTTTAATCACCATAGTTTTGGAATTATATATATGACAAGAATATGACAGATAAGGCAAAAGTCAATACAGAATACGCTTGGGCGTCCATATACTTCTGGCCAGGAAGCTATTTCAAAGTTGATTACCTAATCATGAAATTAAAGCAGGTGAAACACCAGAAGTTCCACGGCAGTAAAACCTCAAACCTCAGCTTTTCCAAAAGCTCAAAACTCTATTCATTCAATTCCAGATCATGACACTCTGACTGAAagaaccaaacaacacaaaaagtaaCCTCCCACTACTACAGGATGAGAACAATCACTTCAACTAGACCTCATAAACCAGATAGGGAAGTGTTGGAGTTTCCACCCCAAACTACATTCGAGAGGGTGCACCTGTACCACAATTGGAGGTCACATGACTGTAATCCCAGCCCCAGACTCATACTAGGCATCACTTCTTCTTTCAGGATCATAAGAAGGAACTACACTTCCCCAACAGCATGTTTGATCTAAACACCCACTCCGTCAAAGTGCCTTAAAGTAACTTTGAAGGTCGAGGCTGTGATGAAAAGAAAGCAGATTGTATTGGAGCTGTAGTTGCTTTGGTTAAACATAATGGCTCTGATGTAATGCAActcttgtgtttgcatgtgctcAAACCCTAAATAACATGCAGAGATTATTTCCCTTACTTTGAGTTCAtggtttggtttcatttgtCACCATCCTAGTGTGTGTCATATCCAATAAattgaaaatcatttaaaaactttaaatcatTGCAGTTATAAAGATATACTCTATGACAGTCACATTGTAGTAGAGGTGACTGGCAAATGAATAGCTCACTTCCAATACAAACTAtaaaacactgaatgtaaatgtagaacaaaagactttaaaggagtTGTACATGATGACAGATATTAGAATGTGTTTTTTAGctagttaaaggctttatatgtgatttttcacacttaaatataatagaaatcaagtatatcctctgaaaataactctgtgagtaatgactgtctacaatgagtgtaacacccgagtcccactgtctgtgatgttttccgaattttccgagtcctatcttcagtttgtttatatcgCCGGgacgacggctgactcctcccctcgtgtataaaagttgtttaattgagggactagagaaaagaagaataacatactttACTCActacttaactgtgtttctaggtcacgctcatttcgggaaaattaacatgcagtgtgaagatactagcattagcatgctaacacaacaatgcaccgtgagttgtttcagtttcatgctggtgctcaagggcgacatctgctagataaaaaaattgcatataaagcctttaagttatAGGCACATTTTTTAATGGGAAATATCGTATTTTGGCATGAATGGCTAAAGTCTATCCCATTGTGACAATTTTCCACATATGTCTGACTCATGAAGTTGGGgaatcatttttctgttttcatgtttctgtctgaGCAGCATAGCACACAACAAAGGTTAACCGCCataccaccccccctccccctttgcGTACTCTTTCTATATTCAACAGTCTTTGTTCTGCTTGTGAGAGTAACCaccttttttaatgtttagtCCAATGCCACTTCCTTTGGATTGACTGTGCACCATAACATGGCTTTCATTTCATGAGACACTCATTCTCTATACGAGGTATAGAACAAAGTTTCAAGTCGACACACAGACAAAGGatcatttcttttattatctAAAATTATAATGTACCACGACTTCTCTGCTGCATGACTTCATCTTTCTAAACAGGTTGCCCCAAAGGACACACTGTCATTTACTGTCGTGTGCATGTGACAACAGCGAGCCATCAAATGAATCCCATTAGTTTTAATCTCTCTAATCTCTGTTGTCTTATCTTAAAGTTATTCATAGCTAAACTGAGCCACTGAACAGCTCCCTCCCCTGGGCTGCCATATAACTGCATGTATTTACCATGTGGTGCCCAGTGTTACAGATTCTAAAAAGAAGGCCAGTGAGTTCATTCGCAACACATCATCACAGCGTTGTGATAATatagttaaaaatgtttaacttttttaatccaCAAAAAATAAAGGCCACTGAAATCTCGAGTGTTCAGATGTTCTACAAAGACATACATGGATTTATTAACAATAGAGAATAAGAGTAATATTGATTTGTCAATGTATTGGAGAGATTTATGATTGAAAGTTGTGTATTTGCCTGTTATGCAGTCAATATGAGGATATTCTTTATCAAAGCAACATACAAAGTCTGCAAAACCAAAGATTGATTTAAAATTCAGAGATTAAAATAGATAAATGTTTTCTGTGAATCAATTATTCATTTGATCTAGGGCATATCTCACTGTATCCCTGCCAACCAGCTAAGAATAAATTCTGTGAGAACATTCTAAAGATCTAAAGTGTCAGCTGTCAGGagctaaaacacaaaaaatattggTCCCAGGCTTCAAAAGGCTACATTGATCAAAACGgtaacacactcaaacacacactggatcCAAACCCACCGGGAGGACTGGCCGTTCTTACTGCAGCTGGTGTAGATGACTGGCTCGTCGTCATAGAAACTGCCAAGGGCAAGTTTCTGCCTGATGGACTCTCTCTCATTCCTCTGAGCCTGCCATAGAACAAAACATGAAGAATATTATTAAAACCGCTGCTGCTTTAACTCCACCTTTGCCTGATTGACCAACGGGGAATTATTCATGAGAAGAAAAAGTAATCTGGGTGTGCAGTTTGCTGTTTAAATGAAAGCTGTAAATACATGTATTGTCCCACAAATTATGCACTTTCTGGTAATGAGGAGGAGtaggatgaaagaaaaagagggaaggGAAAATATGGAGGAGGAAATTGTGATTATGCAGGATTTAATGTAGCAAAGTCACACAATCCAATTTGCTGCATTTCACACATAAGAATAATCCAGCTGTGGGCTCATGTAGGACACTGTACATACTATTATATTGTATGTTAACAAAGCATAAtctgtttttccctttttaataTGAGCTGAAATTACATCTACAGACATAGTAGTAGTAGCTGACCTCAATATATTGAATATAAATAGTTGTGAGATttacagcctgacaaacacagaaaacaggatATCTTGTTAGTCTATTTTTACAGGCCATAGAAACTAGACTTAATGTGAAGCTGATTTAAGAGGGACACCTGACAGTCTGTTATAGACTGACCACCTGTCCTGATCTATACATTGATACATCGTGTGATAGATAAGTCATGCGTAAAGGTGAGCTGGTACTGAAcatagatggatgaatgaacgtgGCAGCTTCCATCCTCATTAATGGTAGCCAGTTTTTCACGTTCAAAATGGATGAAATATTACTGAACTGTTTCCACCGGATCTAAAGAGGAGTTATAGCTTTAATGTTCTAAAGATGTTGGATATGTATTGTTAAAATGATTGTTTCTGTCTGTAATTGCTCACTTGTCAGGACAGCAGCCTTTCTCTACTGTAAAATTGCTTAAACAGAAGCATCTTGTGCCTTTCGTTCATAAAACCATAGCATTCCTCTAGCTGCTTAGCACacccacatactgtacatgtcttctcttctcctatttgtttctgtaaagcttcagatgtttatttacttttgCTCCCAGTGTCTAGAATGTCCATTGTCCACTGTTCCACTGTTACTTTTATgttctcctttttcctcttctgtttttttcctcagccTAATCAGATTTTGTATTCATGAATCATTACTCTTATCTCTTCCCCTCTGGAGCTGCCCTATGATCTTTTATGTCAACTACAAACATTTTAAGGTCATTTGAGCAGCGCTATGTTACTGGTACACAAATCCAAAGTCTGGCAATCCCCCATTTGTCATTAAATATTGCACAGAATGACCAAGCAAATCACATGGTTTCTTTATCTTGCACCACGGTGTAGGTATTTTTTATCCTGAGATTGTTCATAGTGCCTTCATGTAAGGCcgcctgcctctgtgtgtgtgtgagcatgtgacaCACACTCCATCACCAGCAACCATTGTATAACAACTCCAAATTTAGGGATGTTTCTCCTATGTCATGCATCTGTTTCAAAATAACCTTAAAACCAGCCCATTGAAAcgcctcttctccttttttgtgGCACATCATTAGATTATCATGAGGCTGTGATGTAAGAGCATAAATCACAGTTGATCGCCTTCACTTGCCCAGCCAATGTTCTTCTTCCTGCCTATCCACTTCAGACAGTCGCATGTCGACTTTAATGAATTCATACACAACCTCCCAACTGAAAGTATAAGGTGTTGCAAAAGCCCCTCATGATATCTATTAATCATGAAGAATTTAATTATTGAAAATCTAAACAAGCATGGTGTATGATTATATACATGAAAATGATACAATATATTAAATTATATTGAATTGTGCTGAGcatatataaaaacacagagatgaaCAGGGAAATATCACATATTGAACACACCCACACCCCTTCACAATCACACATCCAGTCGTCCATAATGGCTGATTCATCTACAGCAGCTCACCCATGATGGAAACCTATCATGTATACCTGAAAATAACATGCCACATATACTACCCCCTCTGAATCACTAACAGATAGAGACATAAATCCACACACCTGGTAAATGCGTTTCTCCTGGTGCACCATCCTTCATTGCATTGTACTAAAACAGCAGCCTTGCCCTTCTCTACACTGCGGTGAAGCTAGACCCAGGAGACCCGCTCATATACTGCAGCTCTGAGCaggagagcgagcgagcgagcgagtgagggagggagggagggaaaagagCAGTAAGGGGAGGGGGaaaggcagcaggaggagaggagaggagaggagaggagaggagaggagaggagaggaatgagggaaaagaagaggaaagagtggGAAGAGACGGAAGCAGAGGAGATGGAAAGGGAAAGGATGAGACAGAGCTGCTCAGTGCTGCCACTTCTCTCCTGATGTGATATCTCTTCCTCCATCTTCCATGTTTGCTTAGACCTGGCCTCATTATCaggattgtttttaaatttaaaataagacCAAATAACAACCAAATGGAACCTGCCAGGAATACATGTCCTGATGAGAAGAGACTTGACCCAATCAATTAACAGGGGAAAAAAGGCATATGATCGGTTGCATGGCAAAGTGAGGGATAAGATAAGCTAAGGCTGACAAATGAGACTGCAACCCTGGAAAACAAAACCATTAAGGGGGCCAGAGCTCAATCAATAACAGCTCTTCTAGTAAATGTCAGCGTTTTTTTAACAGCACTGACATGGCGTCTGTATCTACTCCAGAGCAGagcagtgatttttttgttgttgaacattgtgttgtttatgttaTCTCTTAAGGAATCTCCTCCAGCCCCAATTCCACTTCACAGATTCAAGTGTGATGAGCTGGAAGATAAATGAGGAAGCACAGGGTGAGCATGCTTGCAcatgcaaatgaaaacacacacacacaagtatgcACATAATAGCAATTAGTTCCCAGGCTGCAGCAGTGGAATCAAgcagcaaaacatttttgagtCATCAGTCATTCTTTATCAGCATCAGATGCCAAATTTCATCAgcattttagccttttttttatttctctgagcatttatacattcatttattcatgtacTATTTGGGTTTTGTCATCACATTAGTACGTTTTACTTTTACTGAGGattgtttgtgggtttttttcttttctgatatATTTTAAGAAGTTGTGCTCACTCCACATGACTTGTCCTGTCTCATTCTGTTTCCTCGTAGTCCAAAGATTCAGTTGACTTTGTCAGAACAAATGTACTAAGATGAAGTAACTCAGGGCTCACCGAGATGCTGGACAGTCTGACTCGCCCTCCACTGTAATAGTCTTCTGCCTGTGGTGCGAAGATATCCTGGAGCTCCTCGGCCCAACTGCGGCTGTTAACCATGCAGCCTCTTCCTCCTGTCTGGTTTTGTGTGCAATCATCTTCACAGTTGTCCCACCAATGCCCTTCTTTGGCCTTATTAATGgatgcctctctctcctcttcctcatccatGTCTACATCATAGTCGTCCATC
Coding sequences within:
- the LOC132979115 gene encoding schwannomin-interacting protein 1-like; its protein translation is MVHQEKRIYQAQRNERESIRQKLALGSFYDDEPVIYTSCSKNGQSSRLQSGVNLQVCFVNDSSSDKDSDAEDSRTETSLDTPLSPVSKQSSSLSDRDTAEEDSDPLDDCSGFWRVQRRLQEEARVALALARPMARMQVEVERQIQLHRRSPVADLLPHLPHISECLMKRNLRRGDMRDMSLGQLQVITNDLHSQIQSLNEELVQLLLIRDELHVEQDAMLVDIEDLTRHAHSHQRHQAEKAMSK